The genome window TAATAATTTCTAGTATATACGGCCATACATGAGGGTGAGGGCAGAAAATAACCATTGTATTTGTACCCTAAATTTGGGATCTCATATCATAATTAATTCATTGATTTAGGTAAGAGAATGACCACAAGGGGAATTGAGATCAGGTACAATTGTTTTTAGCAATTGCACAATACAATTACACcatttccttcacaaatttttttatattttaatatttaactttaatttcttatatttttttatttaatggttgagattaaaagttaCTTTTTGTAACTTTTAATCTCCACCCTCTAATGCTATTACATCATGTGCAATATGATAGATTGCACCTGATCTCGATCCCCACAAGGCCTCCGTAGTCTGTACCCCCCATCAGTCATTCGCTTTCATTTCACGTGCTGGCGTTGGCCAATAGTGACTACCTATTAAGCTATTTTGGACCCCATATACCCCACCCTTCACCACCAAACTTACACACCTCTTGCTGTTCCTCTCATATAATCCCCCCCTCCCATCCCGACCTTTTCTGATTCTCttgcaactctctctctccccgtTGTTAAAGTGTCCtcgcattttgattctttttttcgTACTAACTCAGTAACTCTATTGCCTCTTTGCGTGAATTTAGTACTAGTAGTCATTTTTTGGCTacctctactctctctctctctctctctctctctctctcttttcctcaccCTTGAATCGTTTAGGTCCTCACATTTCCCACTCCCTCAAGCGCACacatttttaattacttttcCTCTCTTGACACAACAAAACCATGGAAGAGCTAATAATCTCTCCCTCCTCATCTTCCTCTCTGGTCTCTTTGCCCCAAGAAACCCCACCAACTCTCCAACAAAGGCTCCAATTCATTGTCCAAAGCCAACCAGAGTGGTGGGCTTATGCCATTTTCTGGCAAACCACAAACGCTAGTGACAATGGTCACCACCTCTTCTTGTCTTGGGCTGATGGCCATTTCCAAGGCACCAAAGACACATCCCCTAAACTCTCCCACATCAACACCCACTACCCCATTTCAATGCTACACTCCGAGAGAAGAAAATTCATGAGGGATATCCAATCCTCCATCCtcagcaccaccaccaccaccaccaccaacgaCAGTAACCTTGATCACATGTCTATCAACGCCGATGTCACTGACGCCGATGTCACTGACGCCGAATGGTTCTACGTCATGTCGTTAACTCGCTCTTTCTCTGTTGGTGATGGTGTGCTCGGCAAAGCCTTTGGTACTAATTCTCTTGTGTGGCTAACTGGTGGCCATGAGCTTCAGTTCTACAATTGTGAGAGAGCCAAAGAAGCTCAAATGCACGGGATTGAGACTTTGGTTTGTATCCCAACTTCTTGTGGGGTTCTTGAACTGGGTTCTCAAGATATAATCAGAGAGAACTGGGGTTTAGTCCAACAAGTCAAGTCCTTTTTTGGGTCAGATCTAATTGGCTTAGTACCTAAGCAAGCAAACCAAAGCTCCCCAAGCCCAATACAGTTTCTTGGCCGAAACATTTCTTTCGCTGATATTGGCATAATTGCTGGCATACAAGAAGATGATGAGTCTCAAGAAGAGCACAGAAAGGGAGTGGTATTAGAAGGATCAGCAAAGAAAGAATGTGTCAAATTAGGTGGACAATCTTTGTACGTGGACTCAGAGCACTCTGATTCTGATTGTCCACTAATTGCTGTGAACAACATAGAGAAAAGGACTCCcaagaagagaggaagaaagcCAGGTCTGGGGCGTGACACACCATTGAACCATGTGGAGGCAGAGCGCCAGAGAAGGGAGAAGCTGAACCACAGGTTCTATGCTCTACGAGCCGTGGTTCCCAACGTGTCAAGGATGGACAAGGCATCGTTGTTATCTGACGCTGTGTCTTATATCAATGAATTGAAGACCAAGATCGATGAGTTGGAGTCACAGCTCCAAAGAGAGTCCAAGAAGGTGAAGCTAGAAATGACTGATACAATGGACAATCAAAGCACTACCACCTCAGTAGACCAAACCAAGCCTAATAATACAAACTCTGGGTCAGTTCTTGAAGTTGAGGTCAAGATGGTTGGACCTGATGCCATGATTAGGCTTCAGTCGGAGAACGTTAATTACCCAGGAGCTCGTTTAATGGGTGCACTACGTGACCTAGAGCTCCAACTCCACCATGCCAGTATGTCTTGTGTCAATGAGCTCATGCTTCAGGATGTTGTGGTCAAAGTTCCTGAAGGATTGAGAGCTGAAGAGGCACTCAAATCTGCACTTCTCGGAAGATTAGAGCAGTAATTTAGATCCCTATTGCTACttttatcaataattatatatatataaatatatatatatatatataatataaatataagtatgtgttaattttgttttgcatatcaaattttgtgtaattAAGGAGGTAGGTAATGTTTAACTTaatttgctttttttgtttatttatatatatatatatatatatatatatttattttttttctcctacgTTGTTGTTGTATTCATAAGCCTTTAATAAAAGTTGGCAATATTCTTAGAAATTAAAGAAGTTATTGTACACAGTGTTTGTGCTGTGCCTATCGTCATATGTATGTAAGGATTTTTCATGTTCCCCGTGTTTGTGGCACAGTAgatgtaggaaaaaaaatgctaggGATGACAAAGTAAATTATATCCATGCACGTTTCTATAGGCAGTGTGTAATAATTGAAGGCAAATAGATGGGGTATGGTTTAAATAGAAGGCATTTGTAACGGTGGGGGACCggtgtgtgttttgtttttcttggcCGGAAATATCAAAATATGTTTGCTTCTTTTGTGGACGAAATCGAAAGGGTGTGTTTTGGACAAAGGCCAAAGGAATCTCATACCCCACCACTACCAACTGCTGTGTGTTAAACACGCACTATAAAAATGTGCCATTTAATTTACGGTTCTCTTTGTCCTTTGTGGGGTTAAGATATGATGGGGgtgaaaattgaaaaccaattaaattttgaaaaataaattataaaataaataataataataataataataaacactaAGGTGAAGACAATAATAAGTGGACCATATATATGGATGAGGATAACCTCATTTATTTTACGgacaaaaattgagaaaatgagAGGTTTTTGCTATATCCACCATATATAAGATAATGTATTTATATAAGATAATGTATTCCGTACTCAATCATTTGACTTTTGCACACACGTGTCATCAATCCTTCTAGAACAATGGCATGCTtcatgcttttttatttattgagatGAGCTAGGGGACAATTTTTCTCTAAGAATTGTTTCAacaaagttgaaatttttagcatttagctTGATCGGATTGGTCTAAAATGGCATATCACACGTTTTATATTGGAATGAAAGGGCatgcatttattattattattaaggaATTGCATGCATAGactctttttttataatcagTTGGTCGATTCtcctatactttttttttctttttattgggtTTATCAAACAGTACTTGTAGCTAAAAATATGTGGTTTTGCCTTTCTCAAATGGCCAGTAATATTCCTTCTTTcatgtaatttgaaatttaatatttgaCAAGTACGTGAAGCTTTCTATTCtcttttgcttttatattcCAACAACTTGATACTTTATCTtgtgtcaaataaaaaatatagatttagcTTTTAAGACATCCATCATTCTTAATTATATTTACCAACTATAGCAAATTATCTTTGGTTATTGATTATTGTTTACAAAAATGATTTCCCAAGCCAAGTGATGAGGCAACACGAAGTAACTATAAAGTCTATATCAGTCTGCCAAACCAAAAGAGAAGAACAAAGTCTGATTGTGGgatattctcaaaaataaaaaataaaagtctgGTAGTGGGTACCAAActatcaatctttccaaaaagTCTGTTTAATTATCTCATGTGAAAAGCATTCAAGCGtccaataaaattaataattaaaaatgattttttttccaacaGATCTCTGTCTTAACTTTTCTAGTCTATTATAGTCGTGATTAGCTAATTGAAAGTGATTTACGCACGGGTGTTaaactgtttttctttttccgatACTATGGAAGAGAAAATCCCCTGAAAACTCAAAACCCGACAGAAAGGAtagtaaaaagttaaaaaaaaaaattaaaaaaaaataaaaacccaaaccctTG of Quercus lobata isolate SW786 chromosome 8, ValleyOak3.0 Primary Assembly, whole genome shotgun sequence contains these proteins:
- the LOC115957746 gene encoding transcription factor MYC2; the protein is MEELIISPSSSSSLVSLPQETPPTLQQRLQFIVQSQPEWWAYAIFWQTTNASDNGHHLFLSWADGHFQGTKDTSPKLSHINTHYPISMLHSERRKFMRDIQSSILSTTTTTTTNDSNLDHMSINADVTDADVTDAEWFYVMSLTRSFSVGDGVLGKAFGTNSLVWLTGGHELQFYNCERAKEAQMHGIETLVCIPTSCGVLELGSQDIIRENWGLVQQVKSFFGSDLIGLVPKQANQSSPSPIQFLGRNISFADIGIIAGIQEDDESQEEHRKGVVLEGSAKKECVKLGGQSLYVDSEHSDSDCPLIAVNNIEKRTPKKRGRKPGLGRDTPLNHVEAERQRREKLNHRFYALRAVVPNVSRMDKASLLSDAVSYINELKTKIDELESQLQRESKKVKLEMTDTMDNQSTTTSVDQTKPNNTNSGSVLEVEVKMVGPDAMIRLQSENVNYPGARLMGALRDLELQLHHASMSCVNELMLQDVVVKVPEGLRAEEALKSALLGRLEQ